One window from the genome of Trabulsiella odontotermitis encodes:
- a CDS encoding DUF1615 domain-containing protein, producing MTIAASRFFTASLTLLAGAILSACTSKAPVLKEGEKAIDVAAVVRQKMPASVKNREAWAQNMAKTFESQKLAPTVENVCSVLAVAQQESNYQADPAVPGLSNIAWKEIDRRAARLHIPAMLVHTALKITSPNGKSYSERLDNVKTEKQLSEIFDDFINMVPMGQTLFGSLNPVHTGGPMQVSIAFAEAHTDGYPWKMAGTVRQEVFSLRGGLWFGTYHLLNYPANYSAPLYRFADFNAGWYASRNAAFQNAVSKATGVKLALDGDLIRYDSDEPGTTEMAVRKLASRLSLSNSEIHRQLQKGDSLAFEKTDVYAGVFRLAEAKTGKTLPKAVLPGIQLESPKITRNLTTAWFAKRVDDRRARCMAQN from the coding sequence ATGACCATTGCCGCATCACGTTTTTTTACGGCCTCATTAACGCTACTGGCCGGCGCCATTCTGAGCGCGTGTACCAGCAAAGCACCGGTGTTAAAGGAGGGCGAAAAGGCGATTGATGTGGCGGCGGTAGTGCGGCAAAAAATGCCTGCCAGTGTTAAAAATCGCGAGGCGTGGGCACAGAACATGGCAAAGACGTTTGAAAGCCAGAAACTGGCGCCGACGGTAGAAAACGTCTGCTCGGTGCTGGCGGTGGCGCAGCAGGAGTCGAACTACCAGGCTGACCCCGCCGTGCCCGGGCTGAGTAACATCGCCTGGAAAGAGATCGATCGGCGGGCGGCGCGTCTGCATATTCCGGCGATGCTGGTGCATACCGCATTGAAAATTACGTCTCCCAACGGCAAAAGTTATAGCGAACGGCTGGACAACGTGAAAACGGAAAAGCAGCTCAGCGAGATCTTTGATGATTTCATCAACATGGTGCCGATGGGGCAAACGTTGTTTGGATCGCTCAACCCGGTCCACACGGGTGGCCCGATGCAGGTCAGCATTGCTTTTGCCGAGGCGCACACTGACGGCTATCCGTGGAAAATGGCGGGAACGGTGCGGCAGGAGGTCTTTTCCCTGCGCGGCGGCCTCTGGTTTGGCACGTATCATCTGCTGAACTATCCGGCGAATTACAGCGCGCCGCTGTATCGCTTTGCGGATTTTAATGCCGGATGGTACGCCAGTCGTAATGCCGCGTTCCAGAACGCGGTCAGTAAGGCAACAGGCGTGAAACTGGCGCTCGATGGCGATCTGATCCGTTATGACAGCGATGAACCCGGCACGACGGAAATGGCGGTACGCAAGCTGGCGTCACGCCTGTCATTAAGCAACAGCGAGATCCATCGCCAGTTACAGAAAGGCGACAGTCTGGCGTTTGAAAAGACGGATGTTTACGCAGGGGTATTCAGACTGGCGGAAGCGAAAACCGGGAAAACGTTGCCAAAAGCGGTATTACCGGGGATCCAGCTTGAGAGCCCGAAGATCACACGTAATCTCACCACGGCGTGGTTCGCAAAACGCGTTGATGATCGTCGGGCCCGTTGTATGGCGCAGAATTAA